The proteins below are encoded in one region of Telopea speciosissima isolate NSW1024214 ecotype Mountain lineage chromosome 10, Tspe_v1, whole genome shotgun sequence:
- the LOC122641941 gene encoding AP2-associated protein kinase 1-like isoform X2 — MWRFKPFTQKEQSGLEGRTIDVGNVKVHVRNIIAEGGFSCVYLARDVLHASKQYALKHIICNDEESLELVRKEISVMKLLKGHPNVVSLHAHTILDMGRTTETLLVMEFCEKSLVNVLENRGVGYFEEKQILSIFRDVCNAVFAMHCQSPPVAHRDLKAENLLLGPDGMWKLCDFGSTSTNHKRFERPEEMGIEEDNIRKHTTPAYRAPEMWDLFRREVISEKVDIWALGCLLYRVCYFKSAFDGESKLQILNGNYRIPESPKYSSSITDLIRDMLQESPDARPDITQVWFRVNELLPIELQKSLPDRAPDMHPQTGHCDVSMPNPGNRTPPMPRRSPPPVPSSREQVQNVSPTSHTSKAGGAGGQLGAFWSTQHAKGSPTVEDKGRPISNEEASRQSTSKHDRRSPENQRRSENTSSSKEQNVRSHALRRNMDENSDKRFEEAPSKDFEIRFDDADHGSGRAKTSDSANVATFQNETFNTFVAEFDTGKLDSASNSNKSEKEALEAEVDRLKDQLKQANIEKAEIMSKYEKLTNICRSQRQEIQELKQALAARTPSPGKDAPKNQTSPGNWQSATPPEEKIEETLWELRQGMVVNSSPNPDSKSWQAFPEEPKPPQTLRKNSTPRSVRTVNGHENKKAPATSPSSQNWGFETESFRAVPASSQISKTAGPGNSSQRFGDSKSAESKQASQPAGWAGF, encoded by the exons ATGTGGAGGTTCAAGCCATTCACACAGAAGGAGCAGAGTGGGTTAGAAGGACGTACAATTGATGTCGGTAATGTAAAGGTTCATGTCCGGAATATTATTGCTGAAGGAGGATTCTCTTGTGTTTACCTTGCTCGAGATGTTCTTCATGCCTCCAAGCAGTATGCTTTGAAGCACATCATATGTAATGATGAGGAATCCCTGGAGCTGGTGAGAAAGGAGATCTCAGTGATGAAATTGCTCAAAGGACATCCAAATGTTGTTTCTCTGCATGCTCATACAATCTTGGATATGGGACGAACAACAGAAACTCTTCTTGTCATGGAATTTTGTGAGAAATCTCTGGTTAATGTGCTGGAGAACAGAGGAGTGGGGTATTTTGAGGAGAAGCAGATTCTTTCAATTTTCAGGGATGTGTGTAATGCTGTATTTGCAATGCATTGCCAATCCCCACCCGTTGCCCACAG AGACTTGAAAGCTGAGAATCTTCTTTTGGGGCCTGATGGAATGTGGAAACTATGTGATTTTGGGAGCACTTCAACCAATCACAAGCGATTTGAAAGGCCAGAAGAAATGGGCATAGAAGAAGACAACATCAGGAAACACACAACGCCAGCCTATAGGGCTCCTGAG ATGTGGGATTTGTTCCGTAGAGAAGTTATAAGTGAGAAGGTAGACATTTGG GCTCTTGGCTGCCTCCTTTACCGGGTCTGCTACTTCAAATCTGCATTTGATGGAGAGTCAAAGCTGCAAATTTTGAATGGAAACTACCGTATCCCGGAATCACCAAAATACAGTTCATCCATTACGGACCTTATTAGAGACATGCTTCAAGAATCTCCAGATGCCAGACCGGACATCACGCAG GTTTGGTTTCGTGTTAATGAGCTATTGCCTATAGAGTTGCAGAAGTCATTACCAGACAGGGCTCCAGATATGCACCCGCAAACTGGTCACTGTGATG TGAGCATGCCGAACCCTGGAAACAGAACTCCTCCAATGCCTCGTCGGAGTCCTCCACCTGTACCTTCATCCAGGGAGCAAGTTCAGAATGTATCACCAACATCTCACACATCCAAAGCAGGTGGAGCTGGAGGACAATTGGGTGCATTCTGGTCCACCCAACATGCTAAAGGCTCGCCAACTGTGGAGGACAAGGGAAGGCCCATTTCTAATGAAGAAGCATCTAGACAAAGCACATCAAAGCATGATCGACGGAGTCCAGAGAATCAACGTCGTTCCGAGAACACTAGTTCTTCAAAAGAGCAAAATGTCCGATCACATGCCTTGAGGAGGAATATGGATGAAAACTCTGACAAGAGGTTTGAGGAGGCTCCTTCTAAGGACTTTGAAATAAGGTTTGATGATGCGGATCATGGTTCTGGGAGAGCAAAAACATCAGACTCAGCAAATGTAGCAACTTTCCAGAATGAAACATTCAACACCTTTGTAGCTGAATTTGATACCGGAAAACTTGACTCTGCAAGTAatagtaataaatcagaaaaagAAGCGTTAGAGGCTGAAGTGGATAGGCTGAAAGATCAGCTGAAGCAAGCCAATATTGAGAAAGCTGAAATAATGTCCAAATATGAGAAGTTAACCAACATTTGTCGTTCTCAGAGGCAAGAAATCCAGGAGTTAAAGCAAGCTCTGGCTGCTAGAACTCCATCACCCGGCAAAGATGCTCCAAAGAACCAAACTTCTCCTGGAAATTGGCAGTCTGCCACTCCTCCG GAGGAAAAGATTGAAGAAACTCTGTGGGAACTCCGGCAAGGGATGGTTGTAAACAGTTCACCAAACCCAGACTCCAAGTCATGGCAAGCATTCCCTGAGGAGCCCAAGCCTCCTCAGACTTTGCGGAAGAATAGCACTCCCAGATCAGTTCGGACAGTAAATGGCCATGAGAACAAGAAGGCTCCTGCAACAAGTCCCAGCTCTCagaattggggttttgaaacTGAGAGTTTCAGAGCAGTCCCAGCGAGTTCTCAGATTTCCAAAACTGCTGGTCCAGGGAATAGCTCCCAGCGGTTTGGTGACTCAAAGAGTGCGGAAAGCAAGCAGGCTTCTCAGCCTGCTGGGTGGGCGGGTTTCTAA
- the LOC122641941 gene encoding AP2-associated protein kinase 1-like isoform X1, protein MWRFKPFTQKEQSGLEGRTIDVGNVKVHVRNIIAEGGFSCVYLARDVLHASKQYALKHIICNDEESLELVRKEISVMKLLKGHPNVVSLHAHTILDMGRTTETLLVMEFCEKSLVNVLENRGVGYFEEKQILSIFRDVCNAVFAMHCQSPPVAHRDLKAENLLLGPDGMWKLCDFGSTSTNHKRFERPEEMGIEEDNIRKHTTPAYRAPEMWDLFRREVISEKVDIWALGCLLYRVCYFKSAFDGESKLQILNGNYRIPESPKYSSSITDLIRDMLQESPDARPDITQVWFRVNELLPIELQKSLPDRAPDMHPQTGHCDVSMPNPGNRTPPMPRRSPPPVPSSREQVQNVSPTSHTSKAGGAGGQLGAFWSTQHAKGSPTVEDKGRPISNEEASRQSTSKHDRRSPENQRRSENTSSSKEQNVRSHALRRNMDENSDKRFEEAPSKDFEIRFDDADHGSGRAKTSDSANVATFQNETFNTFVAEFDTGKLDSASNSNKSEKEALEAEVDRLKDQLKQANIEKAEIMSKYEKLTNICRSQRQEIQELKQALAARTPSPGKDAPKNQTSPGNWQSATPPQEEKIEETLWELRQGMVVNSSPNPDSKSWQAFPEEPKPPQTLRKNSTPRSVRTVNGHENKKAPATSPSSQNWGFETESFRAVPASSQISKTAGPGNSSQRFGDSKSAESKQASQPAGWAGF, encoded by the exons ATGTGGAGGTTCAAGCCATTCACACAGAAGGAGCAGAGTGGGTTAGAAGGACGTACAATTGATGTCGGTAATGTAAAGGTTCATGTCCGGAATATTATTGCTGAAGGAGGATTCTCTTGTGTTTACCTTGCTCGAGATGTTCTTCATGCCTCCAAGCAGTATGCTTTGAAGCACATCATATGTAATGATGAGGAATCCCTGGAGCTGGTGAGAAAGGAGATCTCAGTGATGAAATTGCTCAAAGGACATCCAAATGTTGTTTCTCTGCATGCTCATACAATCTTGGATATGGGACGAACAACAGAAACTCTTCTTGTCATGGAATTTTGTGAGAAATCTCTGGTTAATGTGCTGGAGAACAGAGGAGTGGGGTATTTTGAGGAGAAGCAGATTCTTTCAATTTTCAGGGATGTGTGTAATGCTGTATTTGCAATGCATTGCCAATCCCCACCCGTTGCCCACAG AGACTTGAAAGCTGAGAATCTTCTTTTGGGGCCTGATGGAATGTGGAAACTATGTGATTTTGGGAGCACTTCAACCAATCACAAGCGATTTGAAAGGCCAGAAGAAATGGGCATAGAAGAAGACAACATCAGGAAACACACAACGCCAGCCTATAGGGCTCCTGAG ATGTGGGATTTGTTCCGTAGAGAAGTTATAAGTGAGAAGGTAGACATTTGG GCTCTTGGCTGCCTCCTTTACCGGGTCTGCTACTTCAAATCTGCATTTGATGGAGAGTCAAAGCTGCAAATTTTGAATGGAAACTACCGTATCCCGGAATCACCAAAATACAGTTCATCCATTACGGACCTTATTAGAGACATGCTTCAAGAATCTCCAGATGCCAGACCGGACATCACGCAG GTTTGGTTTCGTGTTAATGAGCTATTGCCTATAGAGTTGCAGAAGTCATTACCAGACAGGGCTCCAGATATGCACCCGCAAACTGGTCACTGTGATG TGAGCATGCCGAACCCTGGAAACAGAACTCCTCCAATGCCTCGTCGGAGTCCTCCACCTGTACCTTCATCCAGGGAGCAAGTTCAGAATGTATCACCAACATCTCACACATCCAAAGCAGGTGGAGCTGGAGGACAATTGGGTGCATTCTGGTCCACCCAACATGCTAAAGGCTCGCCAACTGTGGAGGACAAGGGAAGGCCCATTTCTAATGAAGAAGCATCTAGACAAAGCACATCAAAGCATGATCGACGGAGTCCAGAGAATCAACGTCGTTCCGAGAACACTAGTTCTTCAAAAGAGCAAAATGTCCGATCACATGCCTTGAGGAGGAATATGGATGAAAACTCTGACAAGAGGTTTGAGGAGGCTCCTTCTAAGGACTTTGAAATAAGGTTTGATGATGCGGATCATGGTTCTGGGAGAGCAAAAACATCAGACTCAGCAAATGTAGCAACTTTCCAGAATGAAACATTCAACACCTTTGTAGCTGAATTTGATACCGGAAAACTTGACTCTGCAAGTAatagtaataaatcagaaaaagAAGCGTTAGAGGCTGAAGTGGATAGGCTGAAAGATCAGCTGAAGCAAGCCAATATTGAGAAAGCTGAAATAATGTCCAAATATGAGAAGTTAACCAACATTTGTCGTTCTCAGAGGCAAGAAATCCAGGAGTTAAAGCAAGCTCTGGCTGCTAGAACTCCATCACCCGGCAAAGATGCTCCAAAGAACCAAACTTCTCCTGGAAATTGGCAGTCTGCCACTCCTCCG CAGGAGGAAAAGATTGAAGAAACTCTGTGGGAACTCCGGCAAGGGATGGTTGTAAACAGTTCACCAAACCCAGACTCCAAGTCATGGCAAGCATTCCCTGAGGAGCCCAAGCCTCCTCAGACTTTGCGGAAGAATAGCACTCCCAGATCAGTTCGGACAGTAAATGGCCATGAGAACAAGAAGGCTCCTGCAACAAGTCCCAGCTCTCagaattggggttttgaaacTGAGAGTTTCAGAGCAGTCCCAGCGAGTTCTCAGATTTCCAAAACTGCTGGTCCAGGGAATAGCTCCCAGCGGTTTGGTGACTCAAAGAGTGCGGAAAGCAAGCAGGCTTCTCAGCCTGCTGGGTGGGCGGGTTTCTAA